CGCATTTCCCGGCGGATTTTATCGCTGAGGGATTGGATCAGACGCGGGGCTGGTTTTATACGCTTGTGGTGCTCGGCGCTGCCCTTTTTGACCGTCCGCCGTTCGAGAATGTGGTGGTCAATGGTATGATCCTGGCGGAAGATGGGCGCAAAATGTCCAAGCGTTTGAAGAATTATCCCGATCCGATGCATATTATGAATACGTATGGTGCAGATGCGCTGCGTCTCAATATGTTGTCTTCTCCTGTGGTGCGCGGGGAAGATCTCGCGTTTTCGGAACAGGGGGTTCAAAAGACGATGCGCAGTGTGCTGCTGCCTTTGTGGAATGCGTATAGTTTTCTCGTTACTTATGCGCGTGTTGATAACTGGCAGCCCACGTCGGATCGGTCAGATCATCCGCTTGACCGCTGGATTCGCGCGCGTTTAAATCATCTGGTGCGCGATATTCGACAGGGTCTGGATCGCTGTCACTTGCAAACAGCGGCCACGCGATTTGCAACATTTATCGACGATATGACCAACTGGTATATCCGGCGCAGCCGACGGCGTTTCTGGAAGAGCGATAATGATAGCGATAAATTGTCTGCTTATGCGACGCTCTACCACGTGCTTTTGACGCTGGTTAAAGCACTGGCGCCTTTCGCGCCGTTTATCACGGAGACTATCTACCGGAATTTGCGCGCGAGCGATATGCCGGAGTCCGTGCATTTGTGCGATTATCCCGATGTGATCGAAGCCGATCTGGATGAGAGACTGGAACAGCAGATGGCGCACACGCGGACAGCGGTCGGGTTGGGCAGGTTCTTGCGCAGTCAGGCCAATGTCAGGACCCGACATCCTTTGCGTGCGGTGATTCTCGTGTCTATGCAGGAGGATGTGCGCGAAGACCTCAGGGCGTTACAGGATATTGTCGCGGATGAGTTAAATGTGAAGCGCGTGGATATTCGCGACGATGAAGAGGCAGTGGTGACGCTTTCTGCAAAAGCCAATTTCAGAGTGCTGGGGCCGCGTTTGGGAAAAGATATGAAGGTGGCCGCGGGGAAGATTGCGGGTCTCGGCTTTGAGGAAATCCAATCTTTGCGCGAAGGTCACGCGCTGTCATTGGATTTGGATGGTGCGGAGTCTTTAGATCTCACGGTGGATGATATTTTGATCCAGCGCGAAGAGAAAGAAGATATGGCAGTGGCCAATGAAGGCGATATTACAGTGGCGCTGGATTTGCACAGAGATGAAAATTTAGTACGCGAAGGTCTGGCGCGCGAAATCGTCCATGTGATTCAAAATATCCGCAAGGAGAAGGGGCTGGATGTTTCAGATCGGATTGCAGTGACATATATGGATAATGGCAATTCTCTGGCACCTGCTTTCGATCAGTTTCGGGATTATATCATGGGTGAGACGCTCTGTACGAGATTGGTTCGCGCAGATGAGGTAGATGGCGATGCGGTTGACCTCGAAGGCCAGGCCGTGCGGTTTCTCGTCGAGAAAACAAGTGTGTTATAAAATCAACGAATCAGCGAATCAACGAATCAGCGAATCAACGAATCAACGAATCTAATGAAGCAGGTAATGTATACATGAAAGCCGTCATTGCGGCATGGTTTTAGCCGCAATCCAGAGGTTTTGGGTGGTTGGGCGGGGTTCGTCTATTCGTCTATTCGTCTATTCGTCTATTCGCGCTTTGTATTGCAGTAGTAATCAATGCATTTCTTTTTGGTCGTGTAGTGTAATCGAAAGAGCTATGATGCAAAATCACGCACGGGTCGTTATTATCGGTGCCGGTATCGCCGGTACCAGCGTGGCCTACCACCTTGGACAACTGGGGTGGAAGGACATTGTGGTCCTGGAAAAGGGTCCCTTGTTCAAAACCGGCGGCTCGACTTCCCACGCCCCCGGCCTCGTTTTCCAGGTCAATGTCTCGCGCATGATGTCTGTCTTTGCCCGCGAAACGACCCAGCTCTACCAACGCCTTAGTCCACCCGACGGCGAGCCATTGTGGTTTGAGGTCGGAGGATTGGAAGTCGCGACGACGCCTGAGCGGTTCGACGACCTCAAGCGCAAGGTCGGGGCTGGCCGGACCTGGGGCATTGATACCGGCTTGCTCGGCCCGGACGAGGTCCGCGAAAAAATCCCGCTGTTGACCGACTCGATTTACGGTGCTCTGTACACGCCCGGCGATGGCATTGCACGGGCCTGGCAACTGGCCGAGGCTATGGGAGACCAAGCCCAGGCCAGCGGGGCCGCGAGGTTTTATGGAAATACCACAGTAACCGGTATTGACGTGGTCGGGGGCCGCGTGGTTGCGGTGCATACTGATCGCGGGCATATCCGCACCGAGGCCATCGTCTGTGCCGCCGGGATATGGGGGCGCCTGATCGGTCAGATGGCCGGCGTCTCCCTGCCGCTGGTGCCTTTTTGCCACCTGTACGCCGAAACAACTCCCTTGCCCGAACTCGCTGGGGAAACCATGCAATATCGGCACCCTATTCTCCGCCATCAGGACCGGGCAATCTACTGCCGGCAAGAGGGCAAGGCGTACATCATCGGCTCCTACGACCACGAGCCTGTGCGCGTCGAACCGGAGGATATCGAGTCGCACGAGGAAGCCCCCGAGATGCCTTCAATGCGGCCCTGGTCGGCCGCGGCCTTCCGAGAGGGGATGATCTCGGCCAGCGAACTGCTGCCAGCACTTGGTCGAGCCGCACTGTCCCGCAAGGTCAACGGCTTGTTGCTGTTTACGCCAGACGGAATGCCCGTGCTTGGCGAGGCTCCTCAGGTGAAGGGGTTTTGGTCAGCCGAGGCGGTGTGGATCACGCATGCTGGCGGTGCTGGCAAAGCGGTTGCCGAGTGGATGGCAAACGGCCAGCCAACCATGGATTTGCGCCACGCCGACCTCGCCCGCTTCCTTCCCTACCAGCGCACCGCGTCCTATGTCGTCCAGCGCAGTACGCAGCAATACCGCGAGGTTTACGACATCATTCATCCGGCCCAGCCGATAGCCGCCCCGCGCGGCCTACGCCTCCTCCCGTGCCATCAACGCTATCGGGAACTGGGGGCCGTCTTCGTCGAAAGCGCGGGGTGGGAACGGCCTCAGTGGTTTGAGACCAACGCGGTCCCCACCGACTACAGTCACACCCGCAGCGGCTGGGCGGCGCGTTTTTGGTCGCCGATCATCGGCACAGAGCACCGCGCTGTCCGCGAGCGCGTGGGGCTTTTTGACTTGACTCCATTTGCCAAATTTCGCGTATCTGGGCCGGGGGCCCTGGCGTTTTTGGACTATTTGGCCGCCAACCGCTTGGACCAACCCGAGGGCCGCATTACCTACACCTCAATGCTTACGCCACAGGGGGGCATCCAGTGCGATTTGACCGTAACACGCCTTGCCGACGATCAATTCTTCATCGTCACTGGTGGCAGTACCGCCGAGCGCGACAAGGCGTGGATCCACCGGTACATGCCCACAGATGGCTCAGTTGTCCTGTCCGATGAGAGCAGCCGCTGGTGTTGTGTAGGCGTTTGGGGTCCCAGGGCGCGCGAACTACTGCGTCGCATTACCGACGCCGACGTGTCTGACCGCGCATTTCCCTACCTGACCGCGCAGCATCTCGACATCGGCGCAATTCCGATTCTTGCTTTGCGGGTTTCCTATGTCGGCGAACTCGGCTGGGAACTTTACGCGCCGTTCGAGTTTGGGCAAGCCCTGTGGGATGAACTTTGGCGAGCTGGCCAGCCCCACGGCGCGATTGCCGCTGGATTAGGGGCTTTTGACTCTCTGAGGCTTGAAAAGGGCTATCGGCTTTGGGGCAACGAACTCCACACCGAGTACAATCCGCTGGAGGCCGGACTTGCTTTTGCGGTGCGGATGGAGAAGGGGGACTTCATTGGTCGGGCGGCTCTCGTCAGGGCTCGTGTGCAAGGCCCGGCGCGAAAACTCTGCTGTCTGACCCTTGACACACCCAACGCGGTGGTCATGGGAAACGAGCCGATTTGGATCAATGACCGCATAGTTGGCTATGTCACCAGTGCCAACTACGGCTACTCTATCAACCGCGGGATCGCCTACGGCTATCTGCCGGTGCAACACGCCCGCGTGGGAACCCATGTGGAGATCGAATACTTTGGCGAGTTTCTCTCAGCTACGGTTGCCTCCGAACCTTTGTGGGATCCGCAGATGATGCGCCTCAAGTGCTGAGGACCTGGCATGCTGCAAAAAATAATACGCCCTCCTTTCGGGGGCGTATTATTGTATCCGGCGGCTGGCGCACCCTGTTAGTTGACGTAATCGCGGCCTTTGCGCTGCGCCACTTCGCGGATGTTGGGGTTTACCGATGGGCGAAAGGGCACCTCGACGATCTCGGCGGACACCGCGCAGTCGCCGTATTCGGGGGGGAGGTGGACGCGCAGGGCTGTCCCGATGGCCCGCATTTCCCAGGGCACATAAGCCAGCGCGATGTTGGTTTCCAACTCGGGCGAAAACCACGGCGAGGTGACGTAGCCGAGCGGATCACCGCCCTCGGCGGCACTAATCAGCCAGAAGTCGTGGGCATAGTCCGTCACCGGCATTCCTCCGAAGGTGATTCCGACCAGTACATTGCGAAATGGAGGTTTCCCGGCCTCGATGGCCGCCCGCACCTCGTTGAGCTTTTGCTTGTCGATGTAGGCGGCCTGCTTTTTGCGCGGCACCTGGTAGCCGAGATTGCACTGGAACGGCAGGGTTTCCTGGTCCATGTCCTGACCCCAGGAGAGGATGCCTGCAGCGATGCGTCGGTGATGGGCCGGGGCAATTACCATCAGTTGGTGCCGCTCGCCGATTTCGAGCAGTGTGTGCCACAGGTCTTCGGCGTACAGAGTGGCGTCTCTGAGGTAAATTTCGTAGCCTTTCTCGCCGCTAAAACCGGTTTGCGAAACCACGACTGGATGTCCGGCCACTTCCCCTTCCATCAAGCCATAAAACGGAATATCGCGCACGCGCTCGCCAAACAGATCGACCATCAATGCCTCGGACTTCGGTCCTTGAATCTGCACTGGTGCCACATCGATTTCGCCGATGGACACATCGTAGCCCAGTCCTACTTTGACACCGCGCAACCACATTTCCAGGTCGCTGTCTGCCAGCGAAAACCAGTACTCGTCCTCGGCGAGGCGCAACAACACCGGGTCGTTGAGTATGCCGCCGTCTTCATTGCAGAGGATGACGTACTTTCCGTGCATTGGTTTGATGAGGGTGGCGTCGCGAGTGATGACGTAGTTGACAAAGGCGTCGGCGTCTGGTCCCTTCACCTGGATCTGGCGCTCGACAGCCACGTTCCACAGCGAGACGTGATTGACCAGCGCGTCGTATTCGGCCATAGCCCCGCCATCTTGCGGGCGCACATAGCCGCGCGGGTGGTATATGCGGTTGTACACGGTGGCACGCCAGCACCCAGCCTCCATTGATAGATGCCAATACGGCGATTTGCGGACGCGGGTGGAAATGAGCATTTCTACCGGGGTCGCGCCGGACTGGCGGAGATTAATGGGCACGCACCGGTCAGACTGATCCACGCTGATGCATTGGGTACCTGATCGGGAGCGGTTCATGGAATATCTCCTTTTGATGATGCACCGGGTCTCAGTCCGGCTACAGGGACAACCAGTAGATAATGATTTCGCATGAGTTGTTCAGTTGTGATGGCTTCATGTCCTGCTTTTATACAACCCCAAAATACCCACCGCGATCAATACGCCCGCTGTTGGTCCCGCTATGTCCAATCCCAACCAGAATCCTTCTTTCCATTCGACGCTTTCAGTGCCAAACATTTCATCTACGACGACCACTTGCTGCTTGTTTTTCGTAAAGATCTGAGTTCCGTCTATCATCCACTTTGCACCTATACCTATCGCGAGTATAAATGCGATTATGCTGACGGTTTTCCACATGGCCTACTCCGCATTTTGAGACTGCCCTTGCCTATTTATGCTTTATATGATAAATTGAATCACAGGGATTTTGGAAAATATCTCAGATGGAGACCTATCATGCAGATATTTATTAGCCATTCGCATAATGATGCAATGTTTGCCAGGAAAGTTGCATCTTTGCTTCAAGATCAGGGTTTGAATGTTTGGGAAGCGAGTAACGAAATTTTCCCCGGAGACAATTGGGCAGCTAAAATCTCTCAAGGGTTACAAGAATCTAACGCAATGGTTGTATTGCTAACGCCTGAATCATTAAAATCCATCTGGGTGCAACGCGATGTAGAATATGCTCTCGGAGCGCTAGAATATAGTGGACGTCTTATTCCTGTTCTTATTGATCCAGATAAAACAATTGCAGAAGATGATATACCCTGGATTCTGAAGCGTTTAAATATCATTGACTTGACTGAACATGAAACAGAAGAAGACGGGATTCGCAAAATTGCCGATACCCTCCTGGCATCTTCCTAATTCCTCTCCCAAAGTACAGCCCTTCCATGCTACCTGAAGAAGTTTTCCTTTCCCATTCGGACCATGATCGAGAATTTGTATCTCATTTAGCCAATGTAATACGCGATCACGGTATTCCAGCCTGGTATAGTCGCACTGATATTTTAGGCGCACAGCAATGGCATGACGAAATTGGCCTGGCACTAAACAGATGCGATTGGTTTGTGATTATACTCTCACCCAACTCTGTGGAATCTCGTTGGGTAAAAAGAGAACTGCTTTTCGCTCTTGACCAATCTCATTTTGGGGAAAGAATCATCCCTCTGTTATATCGAGATTGTGATTATGAAAAACTGTCCTGGACATTGTCCATCTTTCAAATGGTAGATTTCACGAAAAATTTTGATGATGGATTTCGCGATTTGTTCCGAATATGGGGTATAGGATATAGAAATCCGTGATCAATAATTCCAGTCCCAGCCTCTCTTAGTCCCTCACCTCGTACTTTTCTTACACCACCTTCCGTCTATCATCGCTGACTGCTGACTGCTCTAATATAATAATACTTGCAATAATATAGGGCTGCGTGCAATAATCTGCGTGCAATAATTTGACGAGGGTGGTGGTGCGAGAGGTGGGATATAGTGGGATAGCGCGGGGTGATGCGGGAAATCGGCATACGACACGAAAAAGCCCCCGATCGAGAAGATCAGGGGCCGAGTTTTTTGCGGGTACCGAGCAGGCTATTCATTCTCGTTCAGAGCCGAAAAGCTCCATCTGCTGAGGCCCCGAAGTTCGCGCGATGTATTCATCCCAATGCCTGTCCCTGCACATATCGCAACGGCTAAATTTGCCGTGATCCGTATAGACCCACCAGCAGTCGCCGTGCGTACCGCAGTAGTGGCACTTTGCGCGGTGGGGGATTGTGTGGCGCAAGTAGGTCGGAATCGACTTCGTGGCCATATCAGCACACCCTGTTTTCTTTTACCCTGTCGAGTTCGATAATAACCCGCGCGGCCTGGCGCCGTGTCAGCACGCGCATAAGCGGGGTGGTGTTGTCCGTCGAAGTCTTGTACAGAATGCGGATAAAATCCCGCAATTCTTGCTGCCAGAACTCCGGAAAAACTTGTTGCGCCAGGCGATTTAACCTGGCGATCTGGATCATGGTGGGCTTCTCTGGTGTGCCGAACTTCGACGACGAGAGGCCGCCAAACTCCCCGTCTGCCAGCCGCATCAAAAGCACTTCTTTTTCGTCTTTCCCTTCAGGTACCTCAACGCTGCCTCGGTCAATCTGGTGCGTCGCAATCACCCGTTCGATGGCCTCTTCAATCGTCATATCCACACCCCGTCACGATTTCAAGCTGATCAATTTTTCCCTGCTCTTCCCATGCGACATAGGCCACTTCGACAGTGTTGAGCAGGCCGTTGAGAGCCGGGCAATCTGTTGGCATATCGACGAGGTCGTGGGGGCTTGCAAAATCCCGGTATGCCAGCATGATGTCATAGAAACTCTTTTCGTTCTGCGGGCTACCTTTCGCCTGGTCGATGACCGACTTTAGCCTGTCCGTCAATTCCTGCTTTGGTTTGCCTGGGACAGTCGTCATGCTGTGCAGTATCTGGCGGGCGAGCTTGCACCGATATTCGTATGGATTCCGCTCGTCATCCAGTGCGTAAAGTGCCGCCAAAATGGTGAGGGTGTCATTTTCTGTCATGGTATCTGCCTCTTAGTTGAGTTTTGGGCCAAATTGTGACTTGCTCAGTTTGTGTTCCATCTCCTCAAGCAAGTCTTTATCTATAGACTCTCCTTTATCTGCGATATCGCTCGTAAGGTGCATAAACATCTCAAGCAGGTCCATCAGCCTGCCTTCCCTGGCCGAGGATTCCAGCACCTTATTCCATAGGGTTTGATTGAGGGCAACCTCAGAGCCTCTGTGGTCTGACTTGAGATAGAGGATGGGCAAAATCTTCTTACGCATATTCTCACTCCTTATCGGTATAGGTGCGCAGATCCAGCATGAGTTGTTCGGCCAAGTCGCCGATCGGGATGTCTTTCAGTCGCCGCATGCGATAGAGTAGCGACAGGGCGCCGCGGTAGTAGCGCTCCACGATCTCTGCAAGCTCTTCTGGTGTCTCCACAACAAAATACCCCGCAGGCGAATGCGGGGTGGAGCCAACAGGCAGTCCATGCACCTGCACGAGGCTCTTGATGATGTTCCTGAGTCTCCGTGCAGGCATTCCGGCAGCGACGCTTAGCACTGCCTGCGTGACCGCTTCATCCCTGCCGCGATGGGAGGTCGAGAGCATGTCCCACACCAGCGACTCATCGGGGGTGAGACGGCTGAGGGCCTCGTACTGTATCGTCATCTGTTCCATCTGGCTTTTCCTGTGATTTTTTCCAGACCTGTCGGACACGCGACTCGTCGCGACGGATGAGCGTGTCGGGCTCTTGGTCTGGGTGGTGGGCGGATTGGTAGGCCATCCTTCGTCGCTTTGAATCGACCCGCGCCTGCTCGCGTGTCTTGATCCGCTCGCGCAGGTCGGATATGAGCACCTTCGCACTCAATTTCGTGAATACAGCCGAGGCTATATTTCGATAGGCCATATCAGCTTCCTCTTCGAGCAGCACCGAGGAGAGAGCAAGGTGCGACAGGTGCTTGATCTGTTTTTTCGTCGCTGGCTCTGCGATCTTGGCATGGAGCAGCTGTCCGACAGCCCCTGGCAGGGATACTCCTGTGCGTATATCCGCTATGAGCGACTCGATGCTGATGCCTTCGAGCAAGATCACCTGGCGACAGAGGGACAGGATGGCCGCGCGCTGCCTGGCCGTGCTCTTTTCTGCTTCTGTGGATGATGCGGGAATGTGGTATCCCACTGGGCTGCGCGACGAATAAATGATCTGGTAGCCCTGGTCGCGCAGTGCGCGGATAGATGCTCGCACATCATCCGTATCGGACTCGATATCGGCCCCGATCTGTGCCGCTGTGATCGCATTATCTCTCCCGATACGGTGCCTCAATGCGAGCCATGTCTGCCGGGTGGTATCGGTCATCGTGCTGTCTCCCCATATTTGGCGTCCAGGCCGGGGCAGTGCCCCTTGCCCGGCACATACACTGTCATTACAACGTTCTCCGGGTTCACGACCAGCCGCAGATCAGCGGCATCCACAAAGCGGTGGCCACCCGGCAGTGTGCGCGTGGTGCTGCCCGTCGCATATGCCGCCTCAATCTGGGCAACGACCAGCTTTGTGGCGCAGTCCCGAACGCGGGTCTTATAGCGGAATATTGCGTGTGCGGACACTGTGAGCTTCACGCCGCCACCTCCTCTAATCCAGCCCGTCTGAGCACACGCATCTCCCATCCCTGCGGACGGGTGAAATCGACTGTGAGGAGCGGGTTCGGTTCAGGAATCTCTCCCCCCTCAATCGCATCACAGCACGCGGCACGCGCACGGCTTTCCCTGAGGCACTCCCGACAATCCTGCCCTATTTCATTTTCTGTCCGACCGGCACCACGCGCTGGGCATTCGAGCGCAGCATCCAGATCCTCGATCATCGCGGTGATAAGGTCATTCTGCTCGCACCGAATAATACGGACATATTCGGGTGCGTCGGGCGAGTCGCGCCATGCTATGCACTCATCCAGCGTGCCTGAAAAAAGCGGCTTGCTCCCATCGTATCCGAAACAGCTCCAGTCC
This genomic interval from Gemmatimonadota bacterium contains the following:
- a CDS encoding FAD-dependent oxidoreductase — protein: MQNHARVVIIGAGIAGTSVAYHLGQLGWKDIVVLEKGPLFKTGGSTSHAPGLVFQVNVSRMMSVFARETTQLYQRLSPPDGEPLWFEVGGLEVATTPERFDDLKRKVGAGRTWGIDTGLLGPDEVREKIPLLTDSIYGALYTPGDGIARAWQLAEAMGDQAQASGAARFYGNTTVTGIDVVGGRVVAVHTDRGHIRTEAIVCAAGIWGRLIGQMAGVSLPLVPFCHLYAETTPLPELAGETMQYRHPILRHQDRAIYCRQEGKAYIIGSYDHEPVRVEPEDIESHEEAPEMPSMRPWSAAAFREGMISASELLPALGRAALSRKVNGLLLFTPDGMPVLGEAPQVKGFWSAEAVWITHAGGAGKAVAEWMANGQPTMDLRHADLARFLPYQRTASYVVQRSTQQYREVYDIIHPAQPIAAPRGLRLLPCHQRYRELGAVFVESAGWERPQWFETNAVPTDYSHTRSGWAARFWSPIIGTEHRAVRERVGLFDLTPFAKFRVSGPGALAFLDYLAANRLDQPEGRITYTSMLTPQGGIQCDLTVTRLADDQFFIVTGGSTAERDKAWIHRYMPTDGSVVLSDESSRWCCVGVWGPRARELLRRITDADVSDRAFPYLTAQHLDIGAIPILALRVSYVGELGWELYAPFEFGQALWDELWRAGQPHGAIAAGLGAFDSLRLEKGYRLWGNELHTEYNPLEAGLAFAVRMEKGDFIGRAALVRARVQGPARKLCCLTLDTPNAVVMGNEPIWINDRIVGYVTSANYGYSINRGIAYGYLPVQHARVGTHVEIEYFGEFLSATVASEPLWDPQMMRLKC
- a CDS encoding aminomethyl transferase family protein; translated protein: MNRSRSGTQCISVDQSDRCVPINLRQSGATPVEMLISTRVRKSPYWHLSMEAGCWRATVYNRIYHPRGYVRPQDGGAMAEYDALVNHVSLWNVAVERQIQVKGPDADAFVNYVITRDATLIKPMHGKYVILCNEDGGILNDPVLLRLAEDEYWFSLADSDLEMWLRGVKVGLGYDVSIGEIDVAPVQIQGPKSEALMVDLFGERVRDIPFYGLMEGEVAGHPVVVSQTGFSGEKGYEIYLRDATLYAEDLWHTLLEIGERHQLMVIAPAHHRRIAAGILSWGQDMDQETLPFQCNLGYQVPRKKQAAYIDKQKLNEVRAAIEAGKPPFRNVLVGITFGGMPVTDYAHDFWLISAAEGGDPLGYVTSPWFSPELETNIALAYVPWEMRAIGTALRVHLPPEYGDCAVSAEIVEVPFRPSVNPNIREVAQRKGRDYVN
- a CDS encoding toll/interleukin-1 receptor domain-containing protein; translation: MSCSVVMASCPAFIQPQNTHRDQYARCWSRYVQSQPESFFPFDAFSAKHFIYDDHLLLVFRKDLSSVYHPLCTYTYREYKCDYADGFPHGLLRILRLPLPIYALYDKLNHRDFGKYLRWRPIMQIFISHSHNDAMFARKVASLLQDQGLNVWEASNEIFPGDNWAAKISQGLQESNAMVVLLTPESLKSIWVQRDVEYALGALEYSGRLIPVLIDPDKTIAEDDIPWILKRLNIIDLTEHETEEDGIRKIADTLLASS
- a CDS encoding toll/interleukin-1 receptor domain-containing protein; the protein is MLPEEVFLSHSDHDREFVSHLANVIRDHGIPAWYSRTDILGAQQWHDEIGLALNRCDWFVIILSPNSVESRWVKRELLFALDQSHFGERIIPLLYRDCDYEKLSWTLSIFQMVDFTKNFDDGFRDLFRIWGIGYRNP